DNA sequence from the Bacteroidia bacterium genome:
CATGGCTATAAAATGGGGTTCAAAAGGTCCGGTTTTTTATAGGCAAGTAAGAATTGGCAAAGACGGCAAACCCTTTCAAATTTTCAAATTCCGAACCATGCGTCCCGATTCCGATAAATTGGGTCTACTTACAGTGGGTGGTCGAGATCCAAGGATAACCGCTATCGGCTATTATTTGCGCAAGTATAAACTTGATGAACTTCCACAATTTTTGAATGTTTTGGCTGGCGAAATGAGCATTGTAGGTCCTCGCCCCGAGGTAAAAAAATACGTTGATTTATATTCAACCGAACAAAAAAGAGTCTTAGAAGTTAGGCCCGGAATAACCGATTATGCCTCCTTGCTTTATAAGGATGAAAACGATGTTTTAGCGAAGTACCCCGACCCGGAACAAGCATACATTGATATCGTAATGCCCCATAAATTGAAAATAAACCTGGAATACATTAATAATCGAAGCTTTTGGATGGACTTAAAAATC
Encoded proteins:
- a CDS encoding sugar transferase, with amino-acid sequence MLKRFLDIFLSLAILLAITPILVFIAMAIKWGSKGPVFYRQVRIGKDGKPFQIFKFRTMRPDSDKLGLLTVGGRDPRITAIGYYLRKYKLDELPQFLNVLAGEMSIVGPRPEVKKYVDLYSTEQKRVLEVRPGITDYASLLYKDENDVLAKYPDPEQAYIDIVMPHKLKINLEYINNRSFWMDLKIIVLTAKGVIS